Proteins found in one Magnolia sinica isolate HGM2019 chromosome 5, MsV1, whole genome shotgun sequence genomic segment:
- the LOC131246876 gene encoding cytochrome P450 94B3-like yields MVMSIPHLTHISLAFLSLSCFFFILHMLLSRSRRFNWFYSYGPPTYPILGCLIAFYKNRYRLLDWYTDMLAHSPTQTILVQRLGARRTIITANPDNVEYILKTKFDNFPKGEPFTEILGDLLGRGIFNVDGELWHTQRKLASHEFTTKSLREFVISTLEAEVNERLVPILKSAAADQTVVDLQDLLRRFTFDSICKVSLGTDPGCLDPSLPVSNLARSFDMASEISAKRATSPVFAVWKAKRALRVGSEKKLKDAIKLVHGEVMEIIHCKKLKNNELDETSSVNGDLLSRLISGGHDEEVIRDMVISFIMAGRDTTSAALTWLFWLLARHPDIKKEVIDEVSTPLESDEVRLDYENLKEMKLVKACLCESMRLYPPVAWDSKHARHHDTLPDGTRVNKGDRVTYFPYGMGRMETVWGKDQLEFNPRRWLGSTVHITSYKFPVFQGGPRICLGKEMAFIQMEYVVAAMLRRFEFQPVRQDPPVYVPLLTAHMDGGLKVMVKERGGKSVGS; encoded by the coding sequence ATGGTCATGTCCATCCCCCATCTTACACACATATCACTGGcatttctctcactctcttgcttcttcttcatcttacACATGCTTCTATCTCGATCCCGCCGATTCAACTGGTTCTACAgctatggcccaccaacataCCCGATTCTCGGATGCTTGATCGCCTTCTACAAGAATCGCTACCGTCTATTGGATTGGTACACCGATATGTTAGCACATTCGCCGACTCAGACGATCTTAGTTCAACGCTTGGGTGCCAGGCGGACCATCATCACTGCAAATCCGGATAACGTTGAATACATCCTCAAGACCAAGTTCGATAATTTCCCCAAAGGGGAGCCCTTTACGGAGATCCTCGGCGATCTCCTCGGCCGTGGTATATTCAACGTCGACGGCGAGCTCTGGCACACCCAACGCAAGCTAGCGAGCCACGAGTTCACTACCAAATCCTTGAGAGAATTCGTCATATCAACGCTCGAAGCTGAGGTTAACGAGAGGCTGGTCCCGATCTTGAAATCCGCCGCTGCAGATCAAACGGTGGTGGATTTGCAAGATTTGCTCAGACGGTTCACATTCGATAGTATATGTAAGGTTTCGTTAGGGACGGACCCGGGCTGCTTAGACCCGTCACTGCCAGTATCGAATCTTGCAAGATCATTCGACATGGCGTCGGAGATAAGCGCAAAGCGAGCCACGTCACCTGTTTTTGCAGTGTGGAAGGCGAAGCGAGCTTTGCGTGTTGGATCGGAGAAAAAACTCAAGGATGCTATCAAGCTTGTTCATGGTGAAGTGATGGAGATTATTCATTGTAAGAAACTTAAAAACAATGAATTAGATGAAACAAGTAGTGTAAATGGAGATCTTTTATCGAGGTTGATATCGGGCGGTCACGATGAAGAGGTGATTCGTGATATGGTCATCAGCTTCATAATGGCCGGACGAGATACAACGTCAGCTGCTCTTACGTGGCTCTTCTGGTTGCTGGCTCGTCATCCTGATATCAAGAAAGAAGTGATCGATGAAGTGTCGACGCCGCTGGAATCGGATGAAGTAAGATTAGATTACGAAAATTTGAAGGAAATGAAATTAGTGAAAGCATGCTTATGTGAATCGATGAGATTGTATCCACCTGTTGCATGGGACTCCAAGCATGCACGGCACCATGACACGCTTCCGGATGGTACACGTGTGAACAAGGGCGATAGGGTGACATATTTCCCATATGGAATGGGAAGGATGGAGACAGTGTGGGGCAAAGATCAGTTAGAGTTCAATCCAAGACGTTGGTTAGGATCGACGGTGCATATTACATCTTACAAGTTCCCTGTGTTCCAAGGTGGGCCACGAATTTGTTTAGGGAAGGAGATGGCATTCATTCAAATGGAGTACGTGGTAGCTGCGATGCTGAGGCGGTTCGAGTTCCAACCGGTTCGGCAGGACCCGCCGGTTTATGTGCCCCTCCTGACTGCTCACATGGACGGTGGATTGAAGGTGATGGTTAAGGAAAGAGGAGGGAAATCTGTAGGTTCTTAG